Proteins encoded within one genomic window of Larus michahellis unplaced genomic scaffold, bLarMic1.1 SCAFFOLD_34, whole genome shotgun sequence:
- the LOC141737342 gene encoding olfactory receptor 14C36-like, with product MSNGSSITQFLLLAFADTRELQLLHFWTFLGIYLAALLANGLIITTITCDHHLHTPMYFFLLNLSVLDLGSISTTVPKAMANSLWDTRDISYAGCAAQLFFFIFFLAAEYCLLTIMAYDRYVAICKPLHYRTLLGSRACVHMAAAAWGSGFLYALLHTDNTFSLPLCQGNALDQFFCEIPQILKLSCSHSDSLREVGFLVVSACLTFGCFVFIVLSYVQIFRAVLRIPSEQGRHKAFSTCLPHLAVVSLFLSTAMFAYLKPPSISSPVLDLVVAVLYSVVPPALNPLIYSMRNQELKEAIRYLISWIFFKREKCSTSLHK from the coding sequence atgtcgaatggcagctccatcacccagttcctcctcctggcattcgcagacacgcgggagctgcagctcttgcacttctggaccttcctgggcatctacctggctgccctcctggccaacggcctcatcatcaccaccatcacctgtgaccaccacctccacacccccatgtacttcttcctcctcaacctttctgttcttgacctgggctccatctccaccactgtccccaaagccatggccaattccctctgggacaccagggacatctcctatgcaggatgtgctgcacagctctttttcttcatcttctttcttgcagcagagtattgtcttctcaccattatggcctatgaccgctacgttgccatctgcaaacccctgcactacaggaccctcctgggcagcagagcttgtgtccacatggcagcagctgcctggggcagtgggtttctctatgctctcctgcacacggacaatacattttccctacccctctgccagggcaatgccctggaccagttcttctgtgaaatcccacagatcctcaagctctcctgctcacactcagactccctcagggaagttgggttTCTTGTGGTCAGTGCCTGTTTAACCTTCGGGtgctttgttttcatcgtgctgtcctatgtgcagatcttcagggccgtgctgaggatcccctctgagcagggacggcacaaagccttctccacgtgcctccctcacctggccgtggtctccctgtttctcagcactgccatgtttgcctacctgaagcccccctccatctcctccccagttctcgacctggtggtggctgtgctgtactcagtggtgcctccagcactgaaccccctcatctacagcatgaggaaccaggagctcaaggaggccaTTCGGTAtctgatttcatggatttttttcaagagggagaaatgttccacctctctccacaaatga